The DNA region CAGCGGCCGTAATGGTACGGAGCCCAGCCCCACGGATCGTACGAGACCCAGACCCAGCCGCCCCGGCACCACGACCAGTAGCCGTTGACGTAGGGGCCCCAGCCGCCCGTGTACACCGGCCGCCACACCCAGCCGTAGCTCGGGACGTTGTGCCAGGAGCCGTAGAACGACAACTCGCTCGCGTAGGGCCTGACCTCGTACGGCAGGTCTTCCACCGTCTCCTGCGGGTAGCGTTCTCCCCCGCGCCTGAGGTAGGCCTCCTGGCGGTCCTCGACGAAGCGGTCGAAGTCGTCCAGGCGGGCGGTATTGAACCGGCGCGGCTCGGAGGGAAGCCGGCCCGGCTGGACGCTGCTCCGCTCTCCCGTCCGGACCAGAACGGAATCTTCGTCCCCGGACAGCTCGGCCACCCCGCGGAACGAGTAGACGGTGGTCGCGCCGTCCTCGTTCTCGATCCGGTAGCTCCCGCCCGACAACAGGTAGACGGACCCCGCCTCGGTGTCGATGCGGAAGGTTTTGTCCCGACTGTCGGGATCGGAGGTCTCGATGCGGATGGCGCCGCCTTCGAGGGCGAGCAGGTTGGTCTTCTCATACTCGTTGTCGATGTCCGCCAGATTGCGCACGTCGAGGCGGGTCCCCTGGTCGAGCCACAAGACCGATCCGTCGGCCAGGCCGATTTCGGCGCGGCCGTCTTCCGTGGTGAGGCGATCGCCCGGCGTGACGGGATCGTTGACGATCCCCTCCGACTCCGTCCCCTCCCCCGCGCGGAGCAGCGTCAGGCCCCCTTCGAGGTGTCTGACCCGGCCGTAGACCGAGCCGTATTCCGGGTCGTCTTCGGGATCCGCAAGCGCCGGGAATACCGCCCCTCCCGCGAGCAGAATGGAGCCGACCACCAACAACCACCGTGACCACCTCGGCCTGGAGCGCATCGTCCTAACCCGCCTTTCCCTCTTCCGGGACCCTGTTCTCAGGTCCTGCCACGCAAGGTGCTATTTCCGTGCCACGTCGAGCGGACCTGGCGGTCGACCAGGCGGAGCCGGGCCGGTCGACCAAGTGGTCGCTTTTCAAGGGGGGCAGGCCACCCGTCAGGCGACACCGTTTGAGGGTGTCCCCCGGCCCGAGGGCAGCCGTCCTCAGTCCCGGACAAAAGCGCGCCACATTTGTGGGCCGGCGCGGCCTGCGCCTATACTGCCACATGGGCCGTCGGTCGGTTTCCGTCCTCCTTCTGGGCTTCCTCCTGGCGGCCTCAGGGGGGTCCGTTTCCCCCGCATTCGCGTCCTCCCGCAAGCCCAAGCCGCCCACCGGGAAGACGGACAAAGGGGAGGACAAGCCGAAGCTGGCCCTGACCGCCGATCCGGCCTTCGGCTTCACTCCGGTGACCGTGATCGTGACGGGGGCCCTCACGGGCGTCGACCTGCACGACCGGAACTTCTGCCACGCGGCCGTGACCTGGATCCGGATCGACCCCGGCCAGTCGGAGCGCGACGGCTTACGGACCCGCGAGGACCCGGCGTGCGTCCATCCCGATGAGGAGATTTCGGTGAGCACCAGCTTCACCAAGACGTTCGTCCTGTACCGCCCGGGATCGTACCTCATCCGGCTTGAAGTCGAAGGGAAGGACGGCACGCGGGTGAGCTCCGGCTTCACGCGGGTCGAGGTGCTCCGGGTCCAGTGATGGGGCCGGCTCGGCCGAATCCTAAGGGGGGGTCTCCTGCGGCTTGCCTTCCTCGGGCTGGCCCAGGCGCTTCAGGAGGCGGTCGGTCAGGCTCTCGCGCACTCTTTCCTTGGCGCGCTCCTTCACCTGCCGGACTTGCGCCTGCCTGTTGATCCCGAAGCTGGGGCTGGCCAGGTTCCCCTTCAGGGAGAAGTAGACGGCCAGCCGGTCATTCTCGGTCAGGCTTCGCAGCCGCGCGTTCTTCGTCACCATGCCCCCCGTCGCCTCCTCGGAGAATCGCGCGGTCACGTCCAGGTCGAGCGTGGCGTCCAGACCGACCCAGCCTTTCCCTTCGAGATCGAGGTCCTTGGAGTGCAGCGTCAGATCGTCGGTGCGGGCCCGCCCGTCCGCGACGGCGAGGGTGGCCTTGAGGACTTCGAACGGCGTGCTGTCCCGGCCCACCCCCTTGCCGCCCGCCATCTCCAGAAGGGCGGCCAGCTGCTTGAGAACGCTGAACGACGTGACGGCGCCGTCGGCTATCTCGATGTCGCCGTCCCCCCGGGCGGTGCCCAGGATCTGATCCATGCCCGCGCCGGTCGCCGCGAGGTCGAGGCGACCCCTCAGTCGGCCTCGAACGAGCTCCTTGAGGCCGGGGTCATAGGCCGACAGAAGAGGGTCGACATCGATCTTGTCGAGGCGGACCGAGGCGGCATACCCGGGCACGGCCCGGGACAGGTCGACGCTCGCCTTGCCTCCCAGCGCCCCGCCATAGAACCCGGCGGTCAGCTCCGAAAGAGAAAAGACGCTGCGGGCCAGTCCCACGGAGGCGCGCACATTCGCGAGATCGAAGGTCTGGAAGCGCACCTCCTTCACGTCGATCCGGCCGGCGCCGCTCACCTGCCCGAGAAGCCCCGCGGGAGGAGCGGCCGAGGCCGGGGCCGGCCGGCCCTGGGAGGCGGGGACCGCCGGGATCAGGGTCGCCACGATCTCGTTCAGGTCCAGGCGGGGAGACGTGAGGGCGAAGCCGATCCTGGGCCTCAGGAAATTCTCCACCTTGAGGCTGCCGCGCAGGGATGACGATCCGGCGCTGACGCTGAAGTCCTGCCATTCGGCGCGCTCCCCGTCGACGACCACCCGGCCCGACAGGTCCTTCACCGGGAGCGCCATGCCGGCGTCCCGATAGCTGATCCCCTTGAGGGCGAGGGTCCCCTTGAAGCGGAGCGACTCCGGCCGCTCGAGAGGCACGCTCGCGGTGCCGTCCAGGTCCAGCGCCCCGCGCACCTCCAGTCCGGCTGGACGGGCCACCCCGAGCCACGGAAGAAGGAGCGCCAGGTCCTCGACGCGCACCGACTTGCCACGGGCGGCGAGGGTCAGGACAGGCTCCGCTCCCGAGGCCGTCAGGCGGGCCCGGGCAGCCAGGGCGCTCTTGCCGAGCCCGAGGGAGAGATTCAGATCGGTCGGTTCGTCTCCTCCCCATCCCCGGATCGTGGCGTTCACCGGATCGATGACCGCCTCCGATCGGCGGCCCGGGACCACGAAGTCGTCGTAGATCACGATCCGCCCCCCGCTGACCTTCGCCTGATCGACCACGACCTTGAAGGAGGACTCCTGCGTCCCGACCTGGCGCGGCGCCGCTTTGGAAGCGGCGGATGCCCTCTCGACCAGATCGTCGAAGTTCCAGCGGCCGCGGGCGTCCCGGATGAGCGTCACGGTCGGCCGGCTCAGGTGGATCGAGGTGACGTTGGCCCGGCCGCGCAGCAGGCCGAGGAGGCCGATCCGCACGCGGAGCGAGTCCGCCGTCAGGGCGTTTCGGCCGGGATAGGCGGCTGAATCGGAGACCCGGATCGGCCCCCCCACCGAAAGGCCGGGAGTCGGAAGGAGCGCGAAGGAGATCTTCCC from Candidatus Polarisedimenticolia bacterium includes:
- a CDS encoding AsmA family protein gives rise to the protein MPLSRAIRRWLIAMAIAAGLVVSAAVALPFLVDVNSYRPQIAAKVREATGRTITLGKISFALLPTPGLSVGGPIRVSDSAAYPGRNALTADSLRVRIGLLGLLRGRANVTSIHLSRPTVTLIRDARGRWNFDDLVERASAASKAAPRQVGTQESSFKVVVDQAKVSGGRIVIYDDFVVPGRRSEAVIDPVNATIRGWGGDEPTDLNLSLGLGKSALAARARLTASGAEPVLTLAARGKSVRVEDLALLLPWLGVARPAGLEVRGALDLDGTASVPLERPESLRFKGTLALKGISYRDAGMALPVKDLSGRVVVDGERAEWQDFSVSAGSSSLRGSLKVENFLRPRIGFALTSPRLDLNEIVATLIPAVPASQGRPAPASAAPPAGLLGQVSGAGRIDVKEVRFQTFDLANVRASVGLARSVFSLSELTAGFYGGALGGKASVDLSRAVPGYAASVRLDKIDVDPLLSAYDPGLKELVRGRLRGRLDLAATGAGMDQILGTARGDGDIEIADGAVTSFSVLKQLAALLEMAGGKGVGRDSTPFEVLKATLAVADGRARTDDLTLHSKDLDLEGKGWVGLDATLDLDVTARFSEEATGGMVTKNARLRSLTENDRLAVYFSLKGNLASPSFGINRQAQVRQVKERAKERVRESLTDRLLKRLGQPEEGKPQETPP